A stretch of DNA from Thermococcus sp. Bubb.Bath:
TCTATGGTGGAAGGGGAGCACCATGGGCCTGCTGGGAAAGTTCTTCGGGAGAAAAAGGGAGCCGCTTGAGGAGGGGATTGAGATCGTATCCAGGCATCCAGTGGCCTCTTTTCATGTCGAGAGTGTTCTCCGGATCGGGGAAAAGGTGACCATCATCGGAACCGTGGAGGGCGGCATGGTTTATCCAGGGTACAAGGTCAAGGGAAAGAAAAACGCGGCGCTCGTGTACATAATCGAGAAAGACCGGAAACGCGTTGAGTACGCGGTTGATGGTGATAAGGTCGCTCTGATTCTGGAGGGCAGGATAGAGACCAAGAAGGGGGACACCCTTGAGGTTTATCAATCCTGAGGTGGTGAAGATGATAATCTGGGAAGACCACTTTCACGTCGACCCGTATCACGGCCTCTTTCTGGATGCCGTGAAACAGTTCCACAAAGCGGGGGGTACTCACCTCGTCGTGGTCTACAAGAGCGCCCACGACTACGGCTTTCCAGGGCTTAAGGCCGAGGACTTCATGAAGGCGATGGACTTTCACATTGAGCTCGTCGAGAGGATAAACAGTGATACTCCGGTGAAGGCTTACGCCGTCGTTGGGGTCCATCCGGCGGAGTTCGACTATCTGGCGAGGCAGAAAGGCCGTGAGTACGCGAAAAACGAGGTCATGAAGGCTTTAGATTATGCCCAGAAGCTATGCTTTGAAGGAAAGGCGATAGGAATCGGCGAGATAGGTAGGCCCCACTACGAAGTTCCAGAGGATATCTGGGAAGCAAGCATAGAGCTGATGAAGTACGGGATGAGCCTCGCAAAGGAAGCCGACTGCGCGGTTCAGCTGCACACAGAGAGCTTCGACGAGGAGAAGTTCAGGGAGCTTGGGAGATATGTGAAGGAAGTTGGGATAAAGCCCTACAAAGTCGTCAAACACTTCTCGCCGCCGCTCGTGAAAGTGGCCGAGGAAGTCGGAGTTTTTCCGAGCGTGATAGCGAGCAGAAAGAACATCAAGGAGGCCATAAAGCAGGGGAACCGCTTCATGATGGAGACCGATTACATAGACGACAGGAGAAGGCCCGGCGCTGTCCTGGGGCCGAAAACAGTCCCCAAGAGGACGAAGGCCTTCCTCCAGAACGGGCTCTTCACAGAGGAAGACGTCTACAAAATCCATGTCGAGAATCCTGAGAAGGTTTACGGGATAGAACTGGAGGAGTGAGGTGGGAGTATGGAGCAGAGGACGCACAAGATGACGTCCGAGAGGCTTGTAGGAAGGCCCACAAAGATCGGGCCGCCAGAGGCCGAGGTAGTTCTGAAGACAACGGAGGAGATGGCCGTCGATGAGTACGGCCTTGTCCACGGCGGCTTCACTTTCGGATTGGCCGACTACACGGCCATGTTGGCCGTGAACGAGCCGACAGTTGTCCTCGGAAAGGCTGAGGCAAGGTTCCTCAAGCCGGTAAAGGCTGGCGAGAAGCTTCTAGCGAAGGCTAGAATCGTTGAGGACTTGGGTAAAAAGAAGATAGTCCAAGGGGAGGTCCTCAACGAAAAGGGCGAGAAGGTCTTCGAAGGCACCTTCCACTGCTACGTTCTGGAGAAGCACGTGCTCGAGTGACCCAAAATTTTTATTCCTAAATATCGAAATCCGATATCGGTGTTCGATATGATACGGCGGGTTCTCCCCGGCTTCATGGGCCTCCACGTACTCCACCACGCGAGTGGGGGAGAGGTAACGGGAAAGCTCATGATGGAGGAACTGGCGAAGCACGGCTACAAAACGAGCCCAGGAACGATATACCCCCTCCTCCACAGAATGGAGGATATGGGGCTCCTGAAGAGCAGAAGCGAAGTGAGGAACGGAAGGCGCGTTCGCCTCTACCGGGCTACACCGAGAGGGGAGAAGCTCCTCAGAGAGGCCAAAGAGAAGGTTAGAGAGCTCTGTATGGAGATTCTGAGGGAGTGAAGGATGAAAAGCGAAGAAAAAAGCGAAATCGAGAGAAAAATCTTTGGAATAAGCTGGAATGTCTTTCTCCTTGGAATCGTCAGCTTTCTCAACGACATGAGCAGCGAGATGATAAACCCGATAGTACCGAGCTATTTGATGGACGTTCTCGGCGAGGGAAAGCTCGCAAGCGGTTCGATTATGGGTGCTATTGAGAGCATGAGCTCCCTCTTCAAAGTGGCCTTCGGTTATGTGAGCGACCGTTTTAAAAAACGAAAGGCCTTTGTTTTCGCCGGCTACACAATATCCACCTTCTCAAAGGGAGCCCTCGCCTTCGCAAGGTACTGGTGGGACTTCCTTACGTGGAGGGCCCTTGATAGGATTGGAAAGGGCGTTAGAACGGCCCCAAGGGACGCTTTAATAGCTGAATCCAGCGAGAAAGGCAAATCTGGCAAGTCCTTCGGCTTCCACAGGATGATGGACACGCTGGGCGCGGTGACCGGCCCTCTAGTCGCTATAGGGCTTATGAAGCTCCTAGCGGGATTTCCGAAGGAGACAGCCTACAGGTACGTGTTCCTCCTTTCAGCCGTACCCGGCATAATCGCCCTCTTTGTCATTGTTCTCTTTGTAAAGGACAAAGGGAAGGAGGTCAAAAAGAAGATAACCGGCATCTCAGCTCTAAGAGACAGAGACCTTCAGCTCTTCCTCGGTGTCGTGGCCATCGGAGCCCTTGGAAGGTACAGCTACGCCTTTACCCTCTGGAAAGCGGAGGAACTTGGCTACACTGTGGTTCAGGGGATGGCTTTCTACGCGCTCTTTAACCTCATCTACGCGCTCTCCGCTTATCCCATGGGGGCGTACTCCGACAGGTTCGGGAAGAAGAGGATGATAACCCTGGGCTTTGGGGTTGCGGCTTTGGCCTCATTAACGTTCGCCTACGCCCGCAGTCTGTCCACTCTCCTAGCAGCCTTCGTCCTCTACGGCCTCTACATAGCCATTGAGGATACCGTCCCGAGGGCATACATGGCCGACCTCGCCCGTGAGTACGAGAAGGGAACGGTCATAGGTGCCTACCACACGGTCTTTGGGGTCTTCGTGTTTCCCGCGTCAGTCATAGCAGGCTGGCTGTGGAAGAGCTACTCCCTAACATACAGTTTCCTCTTCTCCGCCGTGATGGACGCGGTAGCTCTCCTCTTGATGTTGCTCCTCCGCGAACGCTGATGTCATAATGACGAATTCTCCCCATTATTTTCTTCAATTTTTGTCAAAAAGACTAAAAACCCATGGTCCTACTTCCGCCGGTGGAGAGCATGAGGATACTCATCATCGGCACTGGGGGCACAATAGCGAGTGCGATGACGGAGAGAGGCTACAAGGCTCAGCTGAGCATCGATGAGATACTGGACATTGCGGGTATAAAAGCGGGAAGCGGTGAGATTATCGAGAGCCTCGACCTCCTCAGCGTTGACAGCACGTTAATGCAGCCGGAGGACTGGATAACCATCGGAAAGGCCGTTTTTGAGGCGTTTGGAGAGTACGATGGAATCGTCATCACCCACGGGACGGACACACTGGCCTACACTTCCTCGGCGCTGAGCTTTATAGTGCGGAACCCTCCGATTCCAGTGGTTCTAACCGGTTCAATGCTCCCAATAACAGAACCGGGGAGCGATGCGCCTAGGAACCTAAGGACGGCGGTTACCTTCGCCCGCTCTGGAATGCCCGGGATTTACGTTGCCTTTATGGATAAGATAATGCTTGGAACCCGTGTTTCTAAGGTGAACTCCCTGGGCCTGAACGCCTTTCAGAGCATAAACTACCCGGATGTGGCGTACGTGAAGGGCGAAAAGCTGGTAGTGCGGCAGAGCCCAGAACTCCCAGGGGGTGAGCCCTCCTTTTACCCGAAGCTTAATCCAAACGTCGCGGATATACGC
This window harbors:
- a CDS encoding PadR family transcriptional regulator, with product MIRRVLPGFMGLHVLHHASGGEVTGKLMMEELAKHGYKTSPGTIYPLLHRMEDMGLLKSRSEVRNGRRVRLYRATPRGEKLLREAKEKVRELCMEILRE
- a CDS encoding PaaI family thioesterase, with translation MEQRTHKMTSERLVGRPTKIGPPEAEVVLKTTEEMAVDEYGLVHGGFTFGLADYTAMLAVNEPTVVLGKAEARFLKPVKAGEKLLAKARIVEDLGKKKIVQGEVLNEKGEKVFEGTFHCYVLEKHVLE
- the pbp11 gene encoding tRNA-binding protein Pbp11, which gives rise to MGLLGKFFGRKREPLEEGIEIVSRHPVASFHVESVLRIGEKVTIIGTVEGGMVYPGYKVKGKKNAALVYIIEKDRKRVEYAVDGDKVALILEGRIETKKGDTLEVYQS
- a CDS encoding MFS transporter, which translates into the protein MKSEEKSEIERKIFGISWNVFLLGIVSFLNDMSSEMINPIVPSYLMDVLGEGKLASGSIMGAIESMSSLFKVAFGYVSDRFKKRKAFVFAGYTISTFSKGALAFARYWWDFLTWRALDRIGKGVRTAPRDALIAESSEKGKSGKSFGFHRMMDTLGAVTGPLVAIGLMKLLAGFPKETAYRYVFLLSAVPGIIALFVIVLFVKDKGKEVKKKITGISALRDRDLQLFLGVVAIGALGRYSYAFTLWKAEELGYTVVQGMAFYALFNLIYALSAYPMGAYSDRFGKKRMITLGFGVAALASLTFAYARSLSTLLAAFVLYGLYIAIEDTVPRAYMADLAREYEKGTVIGAYHTVFGVFVFPASVIAGWLWKSYSLTYSFLFSAVMDAVALLLMLLLRER
- a CDS encoding TatD family hydrolase, giving the protein MIIWEDHFHVDPYHGLFLDAVKQFHKAGGTHLVVVYKSAHDYGFPGLKAEDFMKAMDFHIELVERINSDTPVKAYAVVGVHPAEFDYLARQKGREYAKNEVMKALDYAQKLCFEGKAIGIGEIGRPHYEVPEDIWEASIELMKYGMSLAKEADCAVQLHTESFDEEKFRELGRYVKEVGIKPYKVVKHFSPPLVKVAEEVGVFPSVIASRKNIKEAIKQGNRFMMETDYIDDRRRPGAVLGPKTVPKRTKAFLQNGLFTEEDVYKIHVENPEKVYGIELEE
- a CDS encoding asparaginase — encoded protein: MRILIIGTGGTIASAMTERGYKAQLSIDEILDIAGIKAGSGEIIESLDLLSVDSTLMQPEDWITIGKAVFEAFGEYDGIVITHGTDTLAYTSSALSFIVRNPPIPVVLTGSMLPITEPGSDAPRNLRTAVTFARSGMPGIYVAFMDKIMLGTRVSKVNSLGLNAFQSINYPDVAYVKGEKLVVRQSPELPGGEPSFYPKLNPNVADIRLTPGLSPEAFLALVKAVNGVLIEGYGAGGIPYRGRNLLSAVSGLSKEKPVLMTTQAVYGGVDLTRYEVGRRALEAGVIPTADMTKEAALTKLMWALGHTKNVEKIREIIGKNVAGEISEIRPRAF